The DNA window CGCGACTACATGTACCAGGCCACCGTCGACATCGCCACGATGAAGATCTGGCTACGTGACCTCGCCCAAGATCGACGAGACACGGCCTAGCTCATCCGAGGTTGCGGAGTGTCCACCGTGGTCACTATGGGGTGCGCTTGGTGGCGAGCAGGAGCATGGGAAACAGCACGACCGTCACGGCGGTGCGCAGTGGTTCGAGCAATGCGAATCCGAGGAAGTAGAGCAGCGACGGAAAGCCGATCCAGCCACTCAAGTCGGCAGCGCCCGGACATGCCGCACCTCCATCCGCAGGCCCGGCTTGGGTCCCATCGCCGCTCCGCGCAGCTGTGGAACTCCCCGGCGGGGATTGACGCAGCGCAGATCCAGGCTGCGCAGCACCGCGGCGACGATCATCCGCAGTTCCAGCATGGCGAAGTCGGCGCCGAGGCATCGTCGCAGCCCGCCACCGAATGGCAGGTAGTCCTGGGCTGGCATTCGTGTGCCGAGGAATCGGCCCGGGTCGAAGCGCAGCGGATCGGGATGGACATCGGGCCGTCTGTGGACCAGATAGATGCTGGGTGTGAGCCGGGTACCGGCCGCTGTCGGCCGGCCGAGCAGATCCCAGTCCTCGGTGAGCACCCGGTTGCCTGCCAGGGTGGCCGGAGGGGTGAGCCGCAGCGACTCGCGACACACGGCGTCGAGCAGGGGAACATCCTTGGCGTTGGAGCCCTCGCTGGTGGTGGCCGCCAACTCCTCCCGCACGTCGGCCAGGACCTGCGGGTGGCGCTCCAGCCAGAACAGCGTCCAGGCGGTCGCGGAAGCGGTGGTCTCATGGCCTGCGAACAGCAGTGACACCAGCTGGTCCCGCAAATCGTCGTCGTCGAGCCGGCCGAGTGGCTCTCGTCCGCTGGTCAGCAAGCCGGCGAGAGTTCCGCACGGTGTGCCGGACACTGTCCCGCCTCGGTCTGCGGAGCGGGCGCGGTGCAGCACATCGCGGTCGATGACCTCACGTCGTCGCAAGAACGTGCGCCATGGCGTGGGCAGTCCGACTGGAGTGCGAAGATAGCGGTAGAGCAGTGTTCGGGGTACCGAGCCGAGCGCACCGTCCACCCAGGTGCTGAACCGGTGGAGCAGGTCCTCACCGCAGGGGCCGAGAACGATGGTGCCGATGACGTTGAGGGTGATCTTGCGAGTCCACTCGGTCAGCTCGATCACGGACCCGGAGGCCAGGGTTCTGATCGCGGCGTGGGTGGTGTCGGCGATGGTGGAGTGGTAGCGCCGCAACGCGTTGCCGCGCAGCTCAGGGCCGATTGACTGGCGGTAGGCGGCGTGCCGGGTTCCGTTGGCGAACAGCAGGGACCGGTCTCCCACCAGCGGGCGGAGGGTGTCGGAACCGGCGAGGTGCATCTGCCGGTCGGCGCGGAAGATCTGTCCGATCGCTTCGGGGTTGCCCACCAGCAGGCGCTGCTCGGGTGGAGGCGACAACTCCACCACGTCGGCCTGTTCGGCGGCGAGGGAGTCCAGAAAGGACAGGCCACCGAGGAAAAGGCGGCGTTGGGCCCGGTTCACGTTCCCGCCGCCCAGGCCGGTGCCGGAACGTCTTCGGGAAG is part of the Micromonospora olivasterospora genome and encodes:
- a CDS encoding cytochrome P450, with protein sequence MNRAQRRLFLGGLSFLDSLAAEQADVVELSPPPEQRLLVGNPEAIGQIFRADRQMHLAGSDTLRPLVGDRSLLFANGTRHAAYRQSIGPELRGNALRRYHSTIADTTHAAIRTLASGSVIELTEWTRKITLNVIGTIVLGPCGEDLLHRFSTWVDGALGSVPRTLLYRYLRTPVGLPTPWRTFLRRREVIDRDVLHRARSADRGGTVSGTPCGTLAGLLTSGREPLGRLDDDDLRDQLVSLLFAGHETTASATAWTLFWLERHPQVLADVREELAATTSEGSNAKDVPLLDAVCRESLRLTPPATLAGNRVLTEDWDLLGRPTAAGTRLTPSIYLVHRRPDVHPDPLRFDPGRFLGTRMPAQDYLPFGGGLRRCLGADFAMLELRMIVAAVLRSLDLRCVNPRRGVPQLRGAAMGPKPGLRMEVRHVRALPT